In the Bradyrhizobium guangzhouense genome, one interval contains:
- a CDS encoding RNA polymerase subunit sigma-70: MKDKTLTSPANAAPPSRADFVRVAEAHRRALKLHCYRMLGSLHEAEDAVQETMLRAWRGFDDFEARASIKNWLYRIATNVALNMASRSKHGRTMPDRLNGPSTMRPQGRPDAETLWIEPYPDAELESLPDPAAGPDVRYELRESVRFAFITTIQQLPPRQRAALLLADVLGWSAIEVAAVLDASVASVNSALQRARAKLATLDWDARPAPIADEQQRSLLERYVRAWESADLERFVSLLREDAVYSMPPWREWYQGRSSIADFFRAVWPAYRGFRLVPVGANLQPAFALYSLGAEGRWNAHSIQLLALDESQIGAMTMFMQPLAQKLFTAFRLPKVLEP; encoded by the coding sequence ATGAAAGACAAGACGCTGACCAGTCCTGCGAACGCTGCGCCGCCGAGCCGCGCCGACTTCGTCCGCGTGGCCGAAGCGCATCGTCGCGCGCTCAAGCTGCATTGCTATCGCATGCTGGGCTCTCTTCATGAGGCCGAGGACGCGGTCCAGGAGACCATGCTGCGGGCTTGGCGGGGCTTCGACGACTTCGAGGCGCGCGCCTCGATCAAGAACTGGCTTTATCGGATCGCGACGAACGTGGCCCTCAACATGGCGAGCCGTTCGAAGCACGGCCGGACGATGCCAGACCGGCTGAATGGTCCGTCAACCATGAGACCGCAGGGACGGCCGGATGCAGAAACGCTGTGGATCGAGCCTTATCCCGACGCCGAGCTCGAGAGCCTGCCGGATCCCGCCGCAGGGCCGGACGTCCGCTACGAGCTGCGCGAATCCGTCCGTTTCGCGTTCATCACAACGATCCAGCAACTGCCGCCGCGCCAGCGCGCTGCACTTCTGCTGGCCGACGTGTTGGGCTGGTCGGCAATCGAGGTCGCCGCCGTGCTCGACGCCTCGGTGGCCTCGGTGAACAGTGCCTTGCAACGGGCGCGGGCCAAGCTGGCCACGCTCGACTGGGATGCCCGGCCGGCTCCAATCGCCGATGAACAACAGCGCAGCCTGCTGGAGCGCTACGTGCGGGCTTGGGAGAGTGCTGATCTCGAGCGGTTCGTTTCGCTCCTGAGAGAAGACGCCGTCTATTCGATGCCGCCTTGGCGAGAGTGGTATCAGGGACGCTCTTCGATCGCGGATTTTTTCAGGGCGGTCTGGCCCGCTTATCGTGGCTTCAGGCTTGTGCCCGTCGGCGCGAACCTGCAGCCGGCATTCGCCCTTTATTCCCTCGGCGCTGAAGGGCGCTGGAACGCCCACTCCATCCAGCTCCTGGCGCTGGACGAGAGCCAGATCGGGGCCATGACGATGTTCATGCAGCCGCTGGCCCAGAAGCTCTTCACTGCGTTCCGACTGCCAAAGGTGCTGGAGCCCTGA
- a CDS encoding SDR family NAD(P)-dependent oxidoreductase, whose translation MSENGMLQGKRVVVLGASRGVGREIVRRASGEGAQVLAVARQARGLSELAKETRGIETLALDAASEAAPQRVFGRTRPDLLVICGGATPPVRPIPELTWAEFGVNWEVDTKMAFLFCREALKLPLASGSVVVVISSGAGLGGSPISGGYAGAKRMQMFIAKYCQAESDRLELGIRFVALVPSRIMPETDLGQAAVNGYARYLGIPREKFLENMGARQSPEDVAEAVVAAAVKPPAEAGAIFTISANGVAAAS comes from the coding sequence ATGTCGGAAAACGGAATGCTCCAGGGCAAGCGGGTGGTCGTGCTCGGCGCCAGCCGCGGCGTCGGCCGCGAGATCGTGCGGCGGGCTTCGGGCGAAGGCGCGCAGGTCCTGGCGGTGGCCAGGCAGGCGCGCGGTCTTTCCGAGCTCGCAAAGGAAACGCGCGGCATCGAAACGCTGGCGCTGGACGCCGCTTCGGAAGCCGCGCCGCAGAGGGTCTTCGGCAGGACGAGGCCTGATCTGCTGGTGATCTGCGGCGGGGCCACCCCGCCGGTCCGTCCGATACCCGAGCTCACTTGGGCCGAATTCGGAGTGAATTGGGAAGTCGACACCAAGATGGCCTTCCTGTTCTGCCGTGAGGCGCTCAAATTGCCGCTTGCCTCAGGCTCGGTCGTGGTGGTCATCTCCAGCGGGGCCGGCCTCGGCGGGTCGCCGATCTCGGGCGGCTACGCTGGCGCCAAGCGCATGCAGATGTTCATCGCCAAATACTGTCAGGCCGAATCCGATCGCCTCGAGCTCGGTATCCGTTTCGTAGCGCTCGTTCCCTCCCGCATCATGCCGGAGACGGACCTCGGGCAGGCGGCCGTGAACGGCTATGCCCGCTATCTCGGCATTCCCCGGGAGAAGTTCCTCGAGAACATGGGCGCGCGCCAGTCGCCTGAAGATGTTGCCGAGGCCGTCGTTGCAGCCGCGGTCAAGCCGCCGGCCGAGGCAGGAGCGATCTTCACCATTTCGGCCAATGGCGTCGCCGCGGCGAGCTGA
- a CDS encoding DUF3237 family protein translates to MSYEKIFEYDLDIMSVIEYGVNMQAMLAGQESVPLHGAQFDVTLAGPIKGRMTGTIRGIDYLRVRADGRRELDLRATIETEDGSRVAFSADGVGTPRDGEPIVDLAVKIDLATAAAAYAWVNARPAWGAGYANLATGKIHIDAYLH, encoded by the coding sequence ATGAGCTACGAAAAGATCTTCGAATACGACCTCGACATCATGAGTGTGATTGAATACGGCGTGAACATGCAGGCCATGTTAGCCGGGCAAGAAAGTGTGCCGCTGCACGGCGCTCAATTCGACGTCACGCTCGCGGGACCGATCAAAGGCCGCATGACGGGTACGATACGCGGCATCGACTATCTGCGCGTCCGCGCGGACGGCCGCAGGGAGCTCGATCTCCGCGCGACCATCGAGACCGAGGATGGGAGCCGGGTTGCGTTTTCGGCCGACGGCGTCGGGACGCCGCGGGATGGTGAGCCGATCGTCGATCTGGCTGTGAAGATCGACCTTGCCACGGCCGCCGCGGCCTACGCCTGGGTCAACGCACGACCGGCCTGGGGCGCGGGCTATGCGAACCTGGCCACCGGGAAGATCCACATCGACGCCTACCTGCACTGA
- a CDS encoding SDR family NAD(P)-dependent oxidoreductase, translated as MLLENKTAVIYGAGGAVGGAVARTFAREGAKVFLSGRTLGKVERVAREIVAAGGTATAFQVDALDEEAVDSHVATVFKSVGRLDVSFNAITPIPQPGTQGIPIAQLSVDSFTAPITAYLRSHFLTARAAARRMAEQGSGVLLMHTPEPARLGAALVGGMGPAWAAMEAFNRNLSAEFGARGVRAICVRSTGMPETETIDVVFGLHANAIGIPREQFLGFIENLTHRKRSSKVSEVAEMAAFLASDRGSGMTGAVANLTGGLIVD; from the coding sequence ATGCTCCTCGAAAACAAGACAGCGGTCATCTACGGCGCCGGCGGGGCCGTCGGCGGCGCCGTGGCGCGGACATTCGCCCGCGAAGGGGCAAAGGTCTTCCTCTCCGGCCGCACGCTCGGCAAGGTCGAGCGCGTGGCCCGGGAGATCGTCGCAGCGGGCGGAACGGCAACAGCCTTTCAAGTCGACGCTCTGGATGAAGAGGCCGTGGACAGCCACGTGGCCACGGTCTTCAAGAGCGTCGGGCGGTTGGATGTGTCTTTCAACGCCATCACGCCGATTCCGCAGCCGGGAACCCAGGGGATCCCGATTGCCCAATTGTCGGTCGACAGCTTCACTGCGCCGATCACAGCCTACCTGCGGTCGCACTTCCTGACGGCGCGGGCGGCAGCACGGCGGATGGCCGAGCAAGGCTCCGGCGTGCTGTTGATGCACACCCCTGAACCGGCGCGGCTCGGAGCGGCCTTGGTCGGAGGGATGGGTCCCGCCTGGGCCGCGATGGAAGCCTTCAACCGCAACCTGTCCGCCGAATTCGGCGCCAGGGGGGTCCGCGCGATCTGCGTGCGCTCGACCGGCATGCCGGAGACGGAGACAATCGACGTCGTGTTCGGGCTGCATGCCAACGCGATCGGCATCCCGCGCGAGCAGTTTCTCGGCTTCATCGAAAACCTCACGCATCGCAAGCGTTCGAGCAAGGTCTCCGAGGTCGCGGAAATGGCTGCCTTCCTGGCCTCGGACCGAGGCAGCGGCATGACCGGAGCCGTGGCTAATTTGACCGGCGGGTTGATCGTCGACTGA
- a CDS encoding histidine phosphatase family protein: MHVVRYLTHPQVNIDPSIPVPRWGLSEVGRARTEAVTATGLLSGTAQVISSGEQKAIETAEIIAAKLGIDVEVREAMHENDRSATGFLVPDEFEEVANQFFGQPQVSVRGWERAVDAQVRVVGEVEHVLARDTPGDVLFVGHGGVGTLLYCHYAGLAIDRVHDQLAGGGCFFAFTSQERRVLHGWRRLEEL, encoded by the coding sequence ATGCATGTCGTACGCTATCTGACCCATCCTCAGGTGAATATCGATCCGTCAATCCCGGTTCCGCGTTGGGGCCTGAGCGAGGTCGGCAGGGCGCGCACGGAAGCCGTGACGGCGACGGGACTGTTGTCGGGTACCGCGCAGGTCATTTCCAGCGGAGAGCAAAAGGCGATCGAGACCGCCGAGATCATTGCGGCAAAGCTCGGGATCGACGTGGAGGTGCGCGAGGCGATGCACGAGAACGATCGATCGGCCACCGGATTCCTCGTCCCCGACGAGTTTGAGGAGGTGGCCAATCAATTTTTCGGGCAACCCCAGGTCAGCGTTCGCGGCTGGGAACGGGCAGTTGACGCCCAGGTACGCGTCGTCGGCGAGGTCGAGCATGTACTGGCCCGCGATACGCCGGGCGATGTGCTCTTCGTCGGCCACGGTGGCGTTGGTACCCTGCTGTACTGCCATTACGCCGGTTTGGCGATTGATCGCGTTCATGATCAGCTTGCTGGTGGTGGCTGCTTCTTCGCATTCACATCGCAGGAGCGCCGCGTGCTGCATGGCTGGCGCCGCCTCGAAGAGCTGTGA
- a CDS encoding ABC transporter ATP-binding protein: MANLRIEQLNKRYGATTVLNDVNLSIEDGEFVVLVGPSGCGKSTLLRMIAGLDGASGGDIHIAGKLVNTLAPAERGIAMVFQSYALYPHMNVRKNMTFGLKFTGVPPTERERRVTEAARMLRLEELLERYPRDLSGGQRQRVAIGRAIVREPAVFLFDEPLSNLDAALRVSTRVEIANLHRLLKSTIVYVTHDQVEAMTLADRIVVMNKGCIEQVGKPLDLYYEPANLFVAGFIGSPAMNFFDAEVEGIEGGRARVTGAAFRSLDISAASLKVGDRLTVGVRPEHLVRGEAGAFAAEGVVELVERLGEASFAYLRRGDGRMFVAEVRGRQTPVPGERVALVAASPDVHVFDASGLRVATEAR, from the coding sequence ATGGCCAATCTGCGCATCGAGCAACTCAACAAGCGTTATGGCGCAACGACGGTGCTCAACGACGTCAATCTGAGCATCGAGGACGGCGAATTCGTCGTTCTCGTTGGCCCTTCGGGCTGCGGCAAGTCGACGCTGCTGCGGATGATTGCCGGGCTCGATGGTGCATCGGGTGGCGACATCCATATCGCCGGCAAGCTCGTCAATACGCTCGCGCCTGCCGAGCGTGGTATCGCGATGGTTTTCCAGTCCTACGCGCTGTATCCGCACATGAATGTGCGCAAGAACATGACGTTCGGATTGAAGTTCACTGGTGTGCCGCCGACCGAACGCGAGCGACGCGTCACGGAAGCGGCTCGCATGCTACGGCTCGAGGAGCTGCTCGAGCGCTATCCGCGCGATCTTTCCGGCGGTCAGCGTCAGCGTGTCGCGATCGGCCGAGCGATCGTGCGCGAGCCCGCTGTTTTCCTGTTCGACGAGCCGCTCTCCAATCTCGACGCAGCCTTGCGTGTCTCGACCCGCGTCGAGATCGCCAATCTGCACAGGTTGCTGAAATCGACGATCGTCTATGTCACGCACGATCAGGTCGAGGCGATGACGCTTGCCGACCGCATCGTCGTGATGAACAAGGGCTGCATCGAGCAGGTCGGCAAGCCTCTCGACCTCTATTATGAACCCGCCAATCTGTTCGTGGCCGGCTTCATCGGCTCGCCTGCGATGAACTTCTTCGACGCCGAGGTCGAAGGCATCGAGGGCGGACGCGCCCGCGTGACCGGTGCGGCGTTTCGCAGCCTCGACATTTCGGCGGCATCGCTGAAGGTCGGCGACAGGCTGACGGTCGGCGTCCGCCCGGAGCATCTTGTCCGGGGCGAAGCCGGTGCTTTCGCCGCCGAAGGCGTCGTCGAGCTGGTCGAACGGCTTGGCGAGGCCTCGTTCGCCTATCTGCGCCGCGGCGACGGCAGGATGTTCGTGGCGGAGGTCCGCGGCCGTCAGACGCCGGTGCCCGGCGAGAGGGTGGCACTCGTCGCCGCGAGTCCCGATGTTCACGTTTTCGACGCCTCTGGCCTGCGTGTTGCGACCGAAGCCCGCTGA
- a CDS encoding carbohydrate ABC transporter permease codes for MTRDQRARSIGVHLVLIAYSLLAVGPILLVVMNSFKVRSAIFGSPLAPPDASTFSLIGYEKVFRSSHILLYYSNSLIVTLVSMALVLLFGAMAAWALTEYRFRGSTALALFLSIGIMVPIRLGSVAILNMMRSAGLNDTLTALVLVYVAQGLPMSIFILSEFIQQIPKDLRDAARCDGVPETRIFFEVVAPLLRPAIATVAVFTIVPIWNDLWFPLILTSSDSTHTVTLGVQQFLGQYITDWNSVLAALSMAILPVVVIYVILSRQLIAGLTSGAVK; via the coding sequence ATGACCAGGGATCAGCGCGCAAGGAGCATCGGTGTCCACCTCGTCCTGATCGCCTACAGTCTTCTGGCGGTAGGGCCGATCCTGCTCGTCGTGATGAATTCGTTCAAGGTGCGCAGCGCCATCTTCGGCAGCCCGCTCGCGCCGCCGGATGCATCGACCTTCAGCCTGATCGGCTACGAGAAGGTGTTCCGCTCCTCGCATATCCTCCTGTACTATTCGAATTCGCTGATCGTGACCCTCGTCAGCATGGCGCTCGTCCTGCTGTTCGGGGCAATGGCGGCCTGGGCGCTCACCGAGTACCGCTTCCGTGGTTCGACGGCGCTGGCGTTGTTCCTGTCGATCGGCATCATGGTGCCGATCCGGCTTGGCTCGGTCGCAATCCTCAACATGATGCGATCCGCCGGGCTCAACGACACGCTGACGGCCCTGGTCCTGGTCTATGTCGCGCAGGGCCTGCCGATGTCGATCTTCATCTTGAGCGAGTTCATCCAACAGATCCCGAAGGATCTGCGCGATGCCGCGCGCTGCGACGGCGTGCCGGAAACCCGCATCTTCTTCGAGGTAGTCGCCCCGCTGCTGCGCCCGGCCATTGCGACGGTCGCTGTCTTCACCATCGTGCCGATCTGGAACGACCTCTGGTTTCCGTTGATCCTGACCTCGAGCGATTCGACCCATACGGTGACGCTCGGCGTGCAGCAGTTTCTCGGCCAGTACATTACCGACTGGAATTCCGTGCTCGCCGCACTGTCGATGGCGATTCTGCCGGTCGTCGTGATCTACGTCATCCTCTCGCGCCAACTCATCGCAGGCCTCACCTCCGGCGCAGTCAAATAG
- a CDS encoding carbohydrate ABC transporter permease, with the protein MAEPISHVTAQMPRAKLAGLLLFFLGPAVVIYSLFSIYPLVATMALSTYTSDPSGARSFVGLANFATLLGDALWSKPFWNALGNNLIFFVVHMCVQNPVGIALAGLLSLPRVRLKGFYRTVMFLPTMLSVVIVGFSWNLILSPLWGVASGALKAVGLGSLFAPWLGLESSALVTLSLISVWQFVGIPMMLVYAALLNIPEELIDAARVDGLGQFRIFFHIKLPLVLPTISLVSVLTFVANFNAFDLIYSVKGALAGPNFATDILGTFFYRTFFGNQLQLGNPTMGAAVATVMFFIILLGLCLYLFLVQRRIRRYAF; encoded by the coding sequence ATGGCTGAACCGATCTCGCACGTCACCGCCCAGATGCCCCGCGCCAAGCTCGCGGGCCTTTTGCTGTTCTTTCTTGGGCCGGCGGTCGTGATCTACAGTCTGTTTTCGATCTATCCGCTGGTCGCGACGATGGCGCTCTCGACCTACACCAGCGATCCGTCCGGAGCCCGATCTTTCGTCGGCCTCGCCAATTTCGCGACGCTGCTCGGTGATGCGCTCTGGTCGAAGCCATTCTGGAATGCCCTCGGCAACAATCTGATATTCTTCGTCGTGCATATGTGCGTGCAGAACCCGGTCGGGATTGCGCTCGCCGGACTGCTCAGCCTGCCCCGCGTGAGGCTCAAGGGCTTTTATCGCACCGTGATGTTTCTCCCGACGATGCTGTCGGTCGTCATTGTCGGCTTCTCCTGGAATTTGATCCTGTCGCCGCTCTGGGGCGTAGCCTCCGGCGCCCTGAAGGCGGTCGGATTGGGCTCGCTGTTTGCTCCGTGGCTGGGGCTCGAATCGAGCGCGCTCGTCACCCTGTCCCTCATTTCGGTCTGGCAATTCGTCGGCATCCCGATGATGTTGGTCTATGCCGCATTGCTCAACATCCCCGAAGAATTGATCGACGCGGCGCGCGTCGATGGGCTTGGGCAGTTCCGCATCTTCTTCCACATCAAGCTGCCGCTCGTGCTGCCGACGATCAGCCTGGTCTCGGTCCTGACCTTCGTCGCCAACTTCAACGCTTTCGATCTGATCTACTCGGTCAAGGGCGCGCTTGCCGGGCCGAATTTCGCCACCGACATCCTCGGCACGTTTTTCTACCGCACCTTCTTCGGCAATCAGCTTCAACTCGGCAACCCGACCATGGGCGCTGCGGTCGCGACCGTGATGTTTTTCATCATCCTTCTCGGTCTCTGCCTCTATCTCTTCCTCGTGCAACGGCGCATCCGCCGTTACGCTTTCTGA
- a CDS encoding ABC transporter substrate-binding protein, translating to MRRTFKAALGAEVAALALLTGLASAEAGSLKIESWRNDDADIWNSKIIPAFNKHYPDIKIEFAPSAPKEYNAALNARLDGGTAGDLITCRPFDASLALYQKHQLDSVDGIKGMDNFSDVAKAAWQTDDGKTTFCVPMASVIAGFIYNKEAFAKVGVTEPKTLDELHAVLEKFKKDGTYVPLVMGTADQWEAATMGFQNIGPDYWKGETGRANLIAGKEKLTDPQYVAAFKEIASWAPYLGSGFQAQTYADSQNLFSLGKGAIYAAGSWDISTFRGQAKFAMGAFPPPQPAGTTDCYISDHTDIAMGINAASKNKEDAKKFLEWLTTPEFATIYANALPGFFPLAKTPVKVEDDVAATMVGWRQTCKSTIRNSYQILSRGTPNLENELWNVSAQVVNGKLTPEAAGKQLQDGLDKWYKPAK from the coding sequence ATGAGACGGACATTCAAGGCCGCATTGGGAGCTGAGGTTGCCGCGTTGGCGTTGCTCACGGGGCTGGCGTCGGCCGAGGCGGGCTCATTGAAGATCGAGAGCTGGCGCAATGACGACGCCGATATCTGGAACTCCAAGATCATTCCCGCCTTCAACAAGCACTATCCTGACATCAAGATCGAATTCGCCCCCTCGGCGCCCAAGGAATACAACGCTGCCCTCAATGCGCGGCTCGATGGCGGGACTGCCGGCGACCTCATCACTTGCCGTCCGTTCGACGCCTCGCTCGCGCTCTATCAGAAGCATCAGCTCGACAGCGTCGACGGCATCAAGGGCATGGACAATTTCTCCGATGTCGCAAAGGCCGCGTGGCAAACCGACGACGGCAAGACCACTTTCTGTGTTCCGATGGCCTCCGTCATCGCCGGATTCATCTACAACAAGGAAGCCTTTGCCAAGGTCGGCGTGACCGAGCCGAAGACGCTCGACGAATTGCACGCCGTGCTCGAAAAGTTCAAGAAGGACGGGACCTATGTCCCGCTGGTGATGGGCACGGCCGACCAATGGGAGGCCGCAACCATGGGCTTCCAGAACATCGGCCCCGACTACTGGAAAGGCGAGACGGGGAGGGCCAATCTGATTGCGGGCAAGGAAAAGCTCACCGACCCGCAATATGTCGCGGCCTTCAAGGAGATCGCAAGCTGGGCGCCGTATCTCGGGTCGGGATTCCAGGCACAGACCTACGCCGACAGTCAGAACCTGTTCTCGCTCGGCAAGGGCGCGATCTATGCAGCCGGCTCGTGGGACATCTCGACATTCCGGGGCCAGGCGAAATTCGCCATGGGTGCGTTCCCGCCGCCGCAGCCTGCCGGCACGACGGATTGCTACATCTCCGATCACACCGACATCGCGATGGGCATCAACGCAGCCTCGAAGAACAAGGAGGATGCCAAGAAATTCCTGGAATGGCTGACGACGCCGGAATTCGCAACGATCTATGCCAACGCGCTTCCCGGCTTCTTCCCTCTCGCCAAGACTCCGGTGAAGGTCGAGGACGACGTTGCTGCGACGATGGTCGGATGGCGGCAGACCTGCAAGTCGACGATCCGCAATTCGTATCAGATCCTGTCGCGGGGTACGCCGAATCTCGAAAACGAGCTCTGGAACGTGTCCGCGCAGGTGGTCAACGGCAAGCTGACGCCCGAGGCCGCCGGCAAGCAGCTCCAGGACGGCCTCGACAAGTGGTACAAGCCCGCCAAGTGA
- a CDS encoding N-acetylmuramic acid 6-phosphate etherase, with the protein MPVLPSGETGGERCDDTADVVTTDEAMFADAVLVSYRRAIASVAAVTSDIRAAALRLAAIWRAGGRLVYAGAGSSGLAAAEDAAELPGTFGLDQSRIAIVLPGGTAEPFRIDSAAEDDAAAGARSIVELGDLSGDAVIAVSASGSTPFTVAAAAEARRRGAFVIGIAHRPASQLLALADAPILLESGEEALRGSTRLAAGAAQKAALGMLSSLMGLELGHIHQGLMVNLKADNAKLRERAHGIVATIADVSDAKAAAALREAGGDVKPAVLIACGIPSMSEAVGWLAAAEGRIDGALRRARGSGIRGEGPNKGA; encoded by the coding sequence ATGCCGGTACTGCCGAGTGGAGAGACGGGCGGAGAGAGGTGCGACGACACCGCCGACGTCGTGACGACCGATGAGGCGATGTTTGCCGACGCGGTGCTCGTCTCCTACCGCCGAGCGATTGCTTCGGTCGCGGCTGTCACCAGCGACATCCGTGCGGCAGCCCTTCGGCTCGCCGCCATTTGGCGAGCCGGCGGACGTCTGGTCTATGCCGGTGCGGGATCTTCGGGCCTTGCGGCGGCCGAAGATGCTGCCGAGCTTCCCGGTACGTTCGGCCTTGACCAGAGCCGCATCGCGATCGTCTTGCCCGGCGGGACTGCCGAGCCATTTCGCATCGACAGCGCGGCGGAGGATGATGCTGCAGCCGGTGCGCGTTCGATCGTCGAACTCGGTGATCTCTCCGGCGACGCCGTGATCGCTGTCTCGGCGAGCGGCTCGACGCCGTTCACCGTCGCCGCGGCTGCAGAGGCGCGTCGCCGCGGCGCCTTCGTCATTGGCATCGCGCACCGTCCTGCCTCGCAATTGCTCGCTCTGGCCGACGCTCCAATCCTGCTCGAAAGCGGGGAGGAGGCGCTGCGCGGCTCGACGCGACTCGCGGCCGGAGCTGCGCAGAAGGCCGCGCTCGGCATGCTCTCGTCATTGATGGGACTTGAGCTCGGTCACATCCATCAGGGGCTCATGGTCAATCTGAAGGCCGATAACGCCAAGTTGCGCGAGCGGGCGCACGGGATCGTCGCAACGATCGCTGATGTCAGTGATGCCAAGGCGGCGGCGGCGTTGCGTGAGGCCGGCGGCGACGTCAAGCCGGCGGTGTTGATTGCGTGCGGCATCCCCAGCATGAGTGAAGCCGTCGGCTGGCTCGCTGCTGCGGAAGGCCGCATAGACGGCGCGCTGCGCCGCGCAAGGGGTAGCGGAATCAGGGGCGAAGGCCCGAACAAGGGAGCGTAG
- a CDS encoding BadF/BadG/BcrA/BcrD ATPase family protein codes for MATARFFLGVDGGATSCRARLRDASGRELGRAVGPASNIYLDFDEAMRVVRETIESAMTAGAPRQEIALGLSLAGLSDHNEAERVSAALPGFAQIVAVNDAVAACVGANGVGDGGLIIAGTGSAGIARVGARTTIIGGRGFWLGDDGSAARLGESALRATLRAIDGLEPMSGLAQALGRHFDDDPLRMSRWAAEARPRDYGAFAPQILDVARSGDMRACEIVGEAALAIAALANALNALGAQRIALAGGFGEPLRPFLPPDVANRLARPRRDAVDGAILLAGGTLAEDAA; via the coding sequence TTGGCGACAGCCCGGTTCTTTCTCGGAGTAGACGGCGGCGCCACCAGTTGCCGCGCGAGACTGCGGGACGCGTCGGGCCGCGAACTCGGGCGCGCCGTGGGGCCGGCTTCGAACATCTATCTCGACTTCGACGAAGCGATGCGGGTCGTGCGCGAAACCATCGAATCCGCAATGACTGCCGGCGCGCCACGCCAGGAGATCGCCCTCGGCCTGAGCCTTGCCGGACTCTCTGACCACAATGAAGCCGAGCGTGTCTCCGCCGCCCTGCCCGGCTTCGCGCAGATCGTCGCCGTCAATGATGCGGTCGCCGCTTGCGTCGGAGCCAACGGCGTCGGCGATGGTGGCCTGATCATCGCGGGCACGGGCTCGGCGGGAATCGCTCGCGTGGGCGCGCGAACGACGATCATCGGCGGACGCGGCTTCTGGCTGGGCGACGACGGATCCGCCGCGCGGCTCGGCGAATCGGCGCTACGCGCGACGCTGCGTGCGATCGATGGCCTGGAGCCGATGAGCGGACTGGCACAAGCACTCGGTCGACATTTCGATGACGATCCGTTGCGGATGAGCCGCTGGGCAGCGGAAGCCAGACCCAGAGACTACGGCGCCTTCGCACCGCAGATCCTCGACGTCGCAAGGTCCGGAGACATGCGCGCGTGCGAAATCGTCGGAGAAGCAGCCCTCGCGATCGCAGCGCTCGCGAACGCGCTGAACGCGCTCGGCGCCCAGCGCATTGCGCTGGCGGGCGGCTTCGGCGAGCCCTTGCGCCCCTTCCTGCCGCCTGACGTGGCCAATCGCCTTGCCCGGCCGCGGCGCGACGCCGTCGACGGCGCGATCCTTCTTGCCGGCGGCACGCTCGCGGAGGACGCGGCATGA
- a CDS encoding GntR family transcriptional regulator: protein MTMTVETAPGQKLYRAVVDALRREIETGRFAETQLLPAERVLCELLEVSRTTLRKAIADLIAEGVLFHRHGAGTFIHRATPRVEQPSSRLTSFTEDMRLRGLVASSRELERGVFLPTPEEAMMLGVRPNDRVFRLGRLRLADGSPMAIERAAVPIRFLPEQDSVGDSLYEALSAKGFRPTRGLQRLRATLLDHADAELLGVAPDSPALYIQRIAYLADGACVEFTKSWYRADAYDFVSELTLSPPARKTHR from the coding sequence ATGACGATGACGGTCGAGACGGCGCCGGGCCAAAAGCTCTATCGTGCCGTGGTCGATGCGCTCAGGCGCGAGATCGAAACCGGACGCTTCGCGGAAACGCAACTGCTTCCGGCCGAGCGCGTATTGTGCGAGCTGCTCGAGGTATCGCGCACCACGCTGCGAAAGGCGATCGCTGATCTGATCGCCGAAGGCGTGCTGTTTCACCGCCACGGCGCCGGCACCTTCATCCATCGCGCGACACCCCGCGTCGAGCAGCCCTCCTCGCGCCTGACCAGCTTCACCGAAGACATGCGGCTGCGTGGACTGGTGGCGAGCTCGCGCGAGCTCGAGCGCGGCGTATTCCTGCCGACGCCGGAAGAGGCGATGATGCTCGGCGTACGACCGAACGACCGCGTGTTCCGGCTCGGACGCCTGCGCCTGGCCGATGGTTCGCCGATGGCAATCGAACGCGCCGCCGTGCCGATACGCTTTCTTCCTGAACAGGATTCGGTGGGCGACTCGCTCTACGAGGCGCTCTCCGCAAAGGGCTTCAGGCCGACCCGGGGCCTGCAGCGCTTGCGTGCGACCCTGCTCGATCATGCGGATGCCGAACTGTTGGGCGTCGCGCCTGACAGCCCCGCGCTCTACATCCAGCGCATCGCCTACCTCGCCGACGGAGCCTGCGTCGAGTTCACGAAGTCCTGGTATCGCGCCGACGCCTATGACTTCGTCTCCGAGCTCACGCTGTCGCCCCCGGCCCGAAAGACGCACCGATGA